Below is a genomic region from Balaenoptera acutorostrata chromosome 9, mBalAcu1.1, whole genome shotgun sequence.
ACAAGCACCGGCCCGAAGGCCCTAAGGAGAAGAAGGCCAAGACCCTGGCCTTCCTCAAGAGCCCCCTGATGAAGCAGAGTGTCAAGAAACCGCCCCCAGGAGAAGCTTCTCGGGGGGAGCTGCGCAACGGGAAGCTAGAGGAGGCCCCTCCACCggtcctccccccaccaccacgcCCAGTGGCTGACAAGGACACCTCCAATGAGTCCAGCTCTGGCAGTGCCACCCAGAACACCAAGGAACGACCACCCACAGAGCTGTCAACCACAGAGGCCACCACGCCCGCCACACCTGCACCTCCCCTGCAGCCACGGACCCTCAATCCGGCCTCCAAATGGTCCAAGATCCAGATTGTGACAAAGCAGACAGGCAACGAGTGTGTGACAGCCATCGAGATTGTGCCTGCCACGCCGGCTGGCATGCGTCCGGCGGCCAACGTGGCCCGTAAGTTTGCCAGCATCGCCCGCAACCAGGTGCGCAAGAAGCGGCAGATGGCAGCCCGGGAGCGCAAGGTGACTCGGACCATCTTTGCCATTCTGCTAGCCTTCATCCTCACCTGGACGCCCTACAATGTCATGGTCCTGGTGAACACCTTCTGCCAGAGCTGCATCCCTGACACCGTGTGGTCCATTGGCTACTGGCTCTGCTACGTCAACAGCACCATCAACCCGGCCTGCTATGCCCTCTGCAATGCCACCTTTAAAAAGACCTTCAGGCACCTGCTGCTATGCCAGTATCGGAACATCGGCACTGCCAGGTAGGCAGGTAGGGGTGCCACTGGAGGTGCTGGTGTGTGCGCTGGGGACCACGTGTCAGCTGCTGCCAGGGAGAGATGTGGAGGCGCTTCTCAGTGTTCATGTTTGCTGAAGAGAACTGATGTTCCCGAGACCCCGTGAGGCTCAGGAAGAGGCTCTGGCTGGATTCAGAGACCAGGTCTCTGCTCAGGCCAAGGAGGATCAGCCCCAGGAAGTGACCAAACTGGACAGTCTGCCCCATGTCTCTTGTCCTGCCGCAGGGAGCTGGGGAGCACTGGCCTGTGTGGGCACCTGCCCCACTGTGACCAGCCAGCGTGGCTGAAAGAACGGACATCTGGAGGGCAGCAGAGCCCAGCACCCCTCTGGGAGGAGCAAAGGGGCCAATGCTTGGGAAAGGAGGCTCAGGAAGGGAAGGGTCCCCCATCCTGCTGTAATCGGTGCTTTCTGCCCCCCTATACCCCGCATGTAggctcagcctcctcctcctATATCTCACTCCAGGGGCAGAAATCTCCCCTTGCTGCAGCTACTCAGCAGGGCTCTGGTTGGGTGGGTGGGTCAGTGGGTGAGCTGGCTGGAGGCCAGGCAGAGTGGGCTCTGAGCACACCCCCTACAGCACTACCCTGGTCACATTCAGGATGGGCTAGTGGGGAGATCAGGGGTTCACTCAGGAACTGGGGTCTGGCCACCTACCTCCCCAGGCTGAGCTGAGTGGCCCCTGTCATTCTGAAGAGTTGCTCTCCCTCCCCGAGGAGCGGGCTTGGCTCGGGTCACACATAGTGAAGTTGGGACTGTGGTGAGTGGTATTCACGGCTGGCCTCTGCAGTGTGAGGGACGCCCTGGTGGGTCACCAGGGAGAAAACGGGGGTGGACTTGACCCACACACAGTCTTCAGTGACAGTTGGGGCGGGGCTGGTGAGGCAGGCAAGCGACCCCCATCTCTCCTCTCCCAACTGACGGAACCTTCTGGATTGGCAGTGGGCTGGACCAAAAGGCCTTTACCTGGGGGAAACTGAGATGGGGGGAATCAGTTCTAACGAGTCTCCTGggttccctcccccagccctggcccctggaGAAACAGGACTGAGAGGCTCAGGGGACTTGATGGGGGGCACCCTTCCAAGGGTCAGTAGGGGGCCCTGGAAGGAATTTTCATAACCGTTTTTTCTCCATGAGCTCTGGGGGGGCACTCACCGCCAAGTCTTCAACCCCCTGAAAGCCACCGTTCCCTCCAGCCCTCTCTTTCCTCCATTCTCCCACCTCCAACAAATCACCACAGCAAACTTCCTGGGAAGGGgcttttatatattaaaagaaagcttttattgggggaaaaaaaaaaagacatttatttatttcttagtaATGGCACCGTTGGGGGAAGAAGAAAAGTGGGTACAGGGGAATCAAATCCCTTTGGGCGAGGCTCAAGCTGCCCAGAATCCCTTGTCCCTCCCCACTTTGGGCACTTGGGGTGGGTGTGGGCAAGtgaaagggaagaagcagggCATGATTGATAAAGCTAACGAGCAGGCAAAAGGCACTGGTGGGTTATATCCTGGGCCGGTAGAGGGAGGGCGTGGGCCAGGCCTCCGAGTAAAGCCAGGGGCTCCTTGGCATCCAGGCCTGGCCGCTagtcctttcccttccctttcttggCTGCAAAACATGAAAGAAAGACCGCATTAGCAGGGTTTGGGTGACCCACTGGAGAACCGCTTCCCCCCAACAAAGacattagagaaaagaaaattctgcCCCCTGGTGGTTCTCTATCAGCTAGCCTGGAAGCCCGTGGGACAGGACAGCCATTATGATGCTGGACATTCCTCACTCCCCCAGCTTAGACTTTGGGGATCAGAAAACCTTCAAGTTCCCGGTCTCAGTCCTGGTCCCAGCAGCCCTGGACAACAGCCTCAGTCCCCTCACCTGAGAAGTGGGCAGATTCCCCTCTGCCCTGTTGGCCTCCAGGGCTGCTGTGAGTCAGGAATGAAGCTAAGGGAAAGAGGAAGTAAGGACCATGAAGTCCTTCCCATATAGAAACTGCCCCCACCTGCTGGAGAGATGACAAAGCCAAGCCATTCCAGTACGATTTCCCTGAATCCCAAGCCAAAGGCTCCAACAGAACAGCTGACTTTGTCCTTACTTGAGCCAGGATTTCAACCTCCTGAGCACCCTCTGCGGGGCCCTCAGTACCGCCCACCTAAGGTGTCTCTACCTACAGGGAAACCCAGTACAGACACGTCAAAAATTCACTGCCCAGGATCCAAAACTTCAGGCTTTACCACTCCCTTCACAGGTAGGGGCAGCCACCTGTGATGACCCCACCCCGCTGCCCCCTTTGCTAACCTTTGGCCTTGGCTTTGGTCTTGGGGGTGCAGGGCTTGGTCACACGGATGGTCTCCTGGCACTGGGCATTGTACCGCGCCTTCTTCAGGGTGCCTTGGCGGGCTTTGGTGCCTGTGCCCCCATCACATGCCCCCCAGCTCTCAAACTTGTACTTGCAGTCGGCTGGCGGGAGAGTGCCCGGGTCAGAGCTGGGTGGCCTGACCTGTGGCCCCCTCCACGGGTCTGCTCAGGTCCCCGTGAGGCTGGGCCCCCTGCCTACCCTCCGCCTGCGCCCCACCTCACCTCCAAACTCCTTCTTCCAGTTACAGGGCACCCGGCACCGGATGCGTTGCGTCTGGGCCCCGCAGGTGCCCTCGCGGAAACCCACGCCGCAGTCCTTGCTGCTGGGGGTGCAGGGCCCCCAGGTCCACTCCGCGCACTCGCTCCCCGGGCCTCCCTTCTTCACTTTGTCTACAACGCATGGGGAACAGAGCTCAGGACCCGGGCCAGGAGAGACTCACTCGGAGACCCCTTCCTGGAGTCCGGCCTCGGAACCGAGGCTGCCGGTCTCACCTGCCCGGCTCCGGCCCTCCTTAAATCCCCCCACCCTCCGTATCACCTTTCTTTTTGGCCACCGCGGAGGTGAGCGCCAGCAGGGCGAGGAGGGCGAGGAGGAGGAAGCCTCGGCGCTGCATCCTGGGGGTAGAGCACGGGTCAGAGTTCCCACTGGAGGCCGCAGGCGCGAacctcccaccccctttccccagtTTCCAGGCCCAAAAGGTCGGGCTGCTACTGCGGTGGCGGCGGACTTGGGGGGCTGGCCCCTCGCCGCCAGCCGGGGCGCAAAGCGGGAGGACTCTCCCCAGGGGCCGCCTGGAGCCCGGGACGCAGCTCAGACCCCCAACCCGCCTCCAGCCCCCAGATCGGCAGCGGCCGAGGGGCCGAAGCCGCCGCGCGCCCTCCGGGGCCCCGCACGCTCACTCGCTCGCTGCCCGCGCTGCTTCGCTCCCTCCCGCGCCGGGCCCGTCCCGCTCCGGCCGCCGCGGCCCCTTTTGTCTCCAGAACCGGTCTGAGCCGGTCACAtgggcccccgccccctcccccccaccgaCGAAGGacctgccccgccccctcccctcaaaCCCGCGCCGCCCCCCGACCCCGGCGTCCCCGCCTCCGCTCCCTTCCCGAGCCCCCCGCGCCTCTACCCCCTCTTCCCGCCGCTCGGCCCCACACCCTCGCCTCGCCTCGCCCGGCCGGTGCCCTCCGCCCTCAGACGCCGGGCTCTCCTGGcgtccccatccccagccccggGTCTCCGTCCTGTCCCGGCaccccctgtccccagcccccaACCTCGCGCTCTCTCGGTCCAGGCCCCTGTTTGCCGTCCCcgccctctgccccctcctcggGGCcgtcccctttcccctctggacACCAGCTTCCCTTCTTGGCCAGGGAGCCTTAGGTGGAGCCCAGGAGGGAGCACGGAGCCCCGGGTGTGTCACAGGTCCCGGCGCGGGGCCCGCGTTCGAGCCTGTGTGCGGCTCTGTCCGTCGAGCCCCGGGTGCAGTGATTAACCCCGTCGAGGCCCCGCTCCGCCTCCCAGGGCCCGCTCGACTCTCAGCGCCCCTTAGATGCTGGGGAAGGAGCGCCAGCCCCCGCCTCGGGTCGCTTCACCAGGTGTGCAGTGAGATGCTCTGCTCAGTGTCGGGATGGGGTTCGGACGGGGGACCCCAGAAAAGCGCAGGGGTCGGAAGGGCGCGGAGGCCGCTGCGCCTTTCTCCACGCGCAGGTTGGCGGGGcgcgcggggggcgggggagttGGGGAAGGAGGAGCCCGCAGGCCTGGATTTGGTTAAGATTTAGAGCCGACAGCAGCCGTCTGAGAAGTTCCAGACGCGTCCCGGCAGCGGCTGCAAACGCCCACCCCTTCTGAGCCTGGACGCTCGGGGATCACCTCATCCGACCCCCTAAACAGCGAAAGCAGTTgaggccaggaggagggggcTTGCCCCAGGCCATGGGGCGACCGGGCCCAAGAAACCGGGCCTCGCCCCCGCTCCACCTCTTTCACTTTCATTGTTATCTTCCCCGCGGGAAGCGGGAAGCAGGAGGAAATCAGCTCCTCCCCCGGCCACGACCAGCGCGGCAGCCAGGCAGAGGTCAGGTCCCGGGCAGCCCCTCGGACCCCACCCCGAAACGGGCTCCAGGATCCCTCGAAATGAGTCTGGGTCTGGGTCGACGGTGTCCAGTCCCCCACCCGGACGATAACCCAGCAGCTCCCGCTGCTTCTGGAAGACCtcccccacaaaaaaagaaaagcggaaaggaaaaaaaatccactttacTGAGTCACACCCAGCTGTAAACATGTCACCGTGAaagccccccccccgccccccaggccacACAGTCGGAGTGAAA
It encodes:
- the MDK gene encoding midkine isoform X1 — translated: MQRRGFLLLALLALLALTSAVAKKKDKVKKGGPGSECAEWTWGPCTPSSKDCGVGFREGTCGAQTQRIRCRVPCNWKKEFGADCKYKFESWGACDGGTGTKARQGTLKKARYNAQCQETIRVTKPCTPKTKAKAKASFLTHSSPGGQQGRGESAHFSAKKGKGKD
- the MDK gene encoding midkine isoform X2, with amino-acid sequence MQRRGFLLLALLALLALTSAVAKKKDKVKKGGPGSECAEWTWGPCTPSSKDCGVGFREGTCGAQTQRIRCRVPCNWKKEFGADCKYKFESWGACDGGTGTKARQGTLKKARYNAQCQETIRVTKPCTPKTKAKAKAKKGKGKD
- the CHRM4 gene encoding muscarinic acetylcholine receptor M4, translating into MANFTPVNGSSGNQSVRLVTSTHNRYETVEMVFIATVTGSLSLVTVVGNILVMLSIKVNRQLQTVNNYFLFSLACADLIIGAFSMNLYTVYIIKGYWPLGAVVCDLWLALDYVVSNASVMNLLIISFDRYFCVTKPLTYPARRTTKMAGLMIAAAWVLSFVLWAPAILFWQFVVGKRTVPDNQCFIQFLSNPAVTFGTAIAAFYLPVVIMTVLYIHISLASRSRVHKHRPEGPKEKKAKTLAFLKSPLMKQSVKKPPPGEASRGELRNGKLEEAPPPVLPPPPRPVADKDTSNESSSGSATQNTKERPPTELSTTEATTPATPAPPLQPRTLNPASKWSKIQIVTKQTGNECVTAIEIVPATPAGMRPAANVARKFASIARNQVRKKRQMAARERKVTRTIFAILLAFILTWTPYNVMVLVNTFCQSCIPDTVWSIGYWLCYVNSTINPACYALCNATFKKTFRHLLLCQYRNIGTAR